The Spirosoma foliorum genome has a window encoding:
- a CDS encoding penicillin-binding protein 1A — translation MSQYRERFRAVRHAFGAFRQRIRQRQMLGNVKRGVGRQIARIAGEDRVNSWVATYRDYKDGFRSFVHQYIDPEAWYYPYLKNGVKGFLWAFLALGIYVFMLNYNFLWLTGAMPSVEELKNPKLNQASEIYSQDGVMIGKFYAENRTPIKYENIPKPLINALIATEDVRFYDHGGVDPRAIGRALVTFGRDGGGSTITQQLAKNLFKTRRKTTTGLLTRIPLIRKVIYKSKEWLMALKLERNFTKDEIITYYFNTVDFGSNAFGLKTAARTFFNKDPDSLNVQEGAVLVGLQKATTSYNPLKNPDRSRERRNVVIGQMAKYKYLTKNQADSISALPLITEFTPENPYSGPASYLKNAVQDYVKKWGEENGYDLYTDGLRIITTIDSRMQRYAEEATDEKMKQLQRTFNNHWRDRNPWTDEDGKEIPAFIDSVARRTERYKTLSRRFLPMYPDSVMYYMKNVKYKMRVFSWDNKRHYDSTEMTPYDSIAYYKHFLQSGMVAMDPRTGYIRAWVGGLDYDYFKYDHVKQGKRQPGSTFKPFVYTTAIDDTLSNLSPCDRIQDKPFRKEYRENGEDKIWEPRNSTGFYSYSNMTLRRAMARSVNSITAQLTDQVGPERVAEYAHRMGIKSRLQAVPSIGLGSSDVSLYELVGAYCTFVNDGESTEPIIVQRIEDRDGNVIETFTSQHKRAISPESAFLMRYMLQGGLQEAGGTSQNLWSFDLFKNHNEMGGKTGTTSNNSDGWFVGVSNNLVVGAWVGGDDRSIHFRSTDLGEGAKTALPLVGRFLEKVYADPKFKNLQGPFPKADGSITKNYLNCGPSGDEETTDESDSTDVYGEYGDSTLVPTPPAPDATTPPDTTKGAQ, via the coding sequence ATGAGTCAATATAGGGAGCGATTCCGCGCTGTTCGGCACGCTTTTGGAGCATTTCGACAACGGATTCGACAACGCCAGATGCTAGGCAATGTCAAACGCGGAGTAGGCCGACAGATCGCGAGAATCGCAGGTGAAGATCGGGTTAATTCATGGGTAGCGACCTACCGAGATTATAAGGATGGTTTCCGTTCGTTTGTTCATCAATATATAGATCCTGAAGCCTGGTACTATCCGTACCTCAAAAATGGCGTTAAGGGCTTTCTCTGGGCATTTTTGGCTTTGGGCATCTACGTCTTCATGCTCAACTATAACTTCCTGTGGCTAACAGGAGCTATGCCTAGCGTAGAGGAGTTGAAAAACCCGAAGCTTAATCAGGCATCGGAGATTTACTCGCAGGATGGTGTAATGATCGGAAAGTTCTACGCCGAAAACCGGACACCAATCAAGTACGAAAATATTCCGAAACCGCTTATCAACGCGCTTATTGCCACAGAAGATGTCCGTTTCTATGACCACGGTGGCGTCGATCCGCGCGCTATTGGTCGGGCATTGGTTACGTTTGGCCGCGATGGAGGTGGTTCGACCATCACACAACAGTTAGCCAAAAATCTGTTCAAAACCCGCCGAAAAACCACTACAGGCTTACTTACGCGCATTCCGTTGATTCGGAAAGTCATTTATAAGTCTAAAGAATGGCTGATGGCGCTCAAACTGGAGCGAAACTTCACGAAAGACGAAATCATCACGTACTATTTTAACACGGTGGATTTCGGCAGTAATGCTTTTGGACTGAAAACAGCTGCTCGAACGTTTTTCAACAAAGACCCCGACAGTCTGAATGTACAGGAAGGGGCCGTATTAGTTGGCTTGCAGAAAGCGACAACGAGCTACAATCCACTCAAAAATCCAGATCGCTCCCGCGAACGCCGGAATGTGGTAATTGGCCAAATGGCGAAGTATAAGTATTTGACCAAAAATCAGGCTGACTCCATTAGCGCATTACCATTGATAACTGAGTTCACACCCGAGAATCCATACTCAGGACCAGCCAGTTACCTCAAAAATGCGGTTCAGGATTATGTAAAAAAATGGGGCGAAGAAAACGGGTATGATCTGTATACCGACGGTTTGCGCATCATTACCACCATCGACTCGCGTATGCAACGCTACGCCGAGGAAGCGACGGATGAGAAAATGAAGCAGTTGCAACGCACATTCAATAATCATTGGCGCGACCGCAACCCCTGGACGGATGAAGACGGAAAGGAGATACCTGCCTTTATCGACTCCGTAGCCCGCCGGACCGAACGATACAAAACGCTGAGTCGGCGTTTTCTGCCAATGTACCCGGATTCGGTCATGTATTACATGAAGAATGTGAAATACAAAATGCGGGTATTTAGCTGGGATAATAAGCGTCATTACGATTCTACCGAAATGACTCCCTACGATTCCATTGCCTATTACAAGCACTTCCTGCAATCGGGCATGGTGGCTATGGACCCTCGTACGGGCTATATTCGGGCGTGGGTTGGTGGTCTGGACTACGACTATTTCAAATATGATCACGTAAAGCAGGGGAAACGTCAGCCAGGTTCTACGTTCAAGCCGTTTGTTTATACCACAGCCATCGACGATACGCTTAGTAACTTAAGCCCTTGCGACCGTATTCAAGATAAGCCTTTCCGAAAGGAATATCGGGAAAACGGGGAAGATAAGATTTGGGAGCCTCGCAATTCAACGGGCTTTTATTCGTACTCGAATATGACGTTGCGCAGAGCTATGGCGCGATCTGTGAACTCGATTACAGCCCAATTAACCGACCAGGTCGGCCCCGAACGGGTAGCTGAATACGCTCACCGAATGGGAATTAAGAGCCGCTTACAGGCTGTTCCCTCCATCGGCTTAGGCTCATCGGACGTTTCGTTGTATGAATTGGTAGGCGCTTACTGCACATTTGTTAATGACGGCGAGTCCACAGAACCAATTATTGTTCAGCGGATTGAAGATCGGGACGGAAACGTTATTGAAACGTTCACAAGTCAACATAAGCGGGCCATTAGCCCCGAAAGCGCATTCCTGATGCGCTACATGCTCCAGGGCGGTTTGCAGGAAGCAGGTGGAACGTCTCAGAATTTATGGTCCTTTGATTTATTCAAGAACCATAATGAAATGGGTGGCAAAACCGGGACCACCTCGAACAACTCAGACGGTTGGTTTGTGGGCGTATCCAATAACTTAGTGGTTGGTGCCTGGGTAGGCGGTGATGACCGAAGCATCCACTTCCGATCAACCGATTTGGGCGAAGGTGCCAAAACGGCATTGCCTTTAGTTGGGCGTTTTCTGGAGAAAGTTTACGCCGATCCGAAGTTCAAGAATTTGCAGGGGCCATTCCCAAAAGCCGATGGTAGCATTACTAAAAACTACCTAAACTGTGGTCCTTCGGGCGATGAAGAGACGACAGATGAGTCCGATTCAACCGATGTTTACGGTGAATATGGCGACTCAACGCTTGTCCCTACGCCCCCGGCACCTGACGCAACTACGCCACCCGATACCACGAAAGGGGCGCAATAA
- the msrB gene encoding peptide-methionine (R)-S-oxide reductase MsrB, translated as MKNILLFLLPACLFTSVAFTNVSTLDDTPPKKVVKTNAEWKKILTPDQYAVLREHGTERAFTSPLNDIHDHGTFYCAGCHSPLFSSDTKFNSGTGWPSFYAPISKTAVHEETDKSYGMVRTEVMCSVCGGHLGHVFNDGPKPTGLRYCMNGVAMTFEKK; from the coding sequence ATGAAAAATATCCTGCTTTTTTTATTGCCAGCGTGTCTGTTTACTAGTGTTGCCTTTACAAACGTCAGTACACTAGATGATACACCACCGAAGAAAGTCGTGAAAACGAATGCCGAGTGGAAGAAGATTCTAACACCAGATCAATACGCGGTACTGCGGGAACACGGAACCGAACGGGCCTTCACCAGTCCGTTAAATGATATTCACGATCATGGCACATTTTATTGTGCAGGTTGCCATAGTCCCTTATTCTCGTCCGATACAAAGTTTAATTCGGGTACGGGTTGGCCAAGCTTTTATGCGCCGATCTCGAAAACAGCTGTTCATGAAGAGACCGACAAATCATATGGTATGGTTCGTACCGAAGTGATGTGTAGTGTTTGCGGAGGTCACTTAGGTCACGTGTTCAATGATGGCCCCAAACCTACAGGACTTCGTTACTGCATGAATGGCGTAGCCATGACATTCGAGAAAAAATAA
- a CDS encoding anti-sigma factor, which translates to MNVTEYIASGVLESYVMGAVSDQERREVECLSSIYPDIRHELDQLSEALENYALLHSVEPPVSVKDKLLQQLNFEKPVVEAEKETIIRPMPVNLAAEGPITTGLAFRTTWVVAASVGLLVLLFSFFLLSQLRTNQKTLAATRATNETLQSEMRQLRENQNQSNQALAMLRQPGLRTIELQGNEKAPQGTMLVLWNSRTHQVAVDVRSLPALPADKQYQLWCMVDGKPVDAGVFEATNGNALMQRLNRSVNRADAFAVTVENRGGSPTPTLSTLLAIATVNA; encoded by the coding sequence ATGAACGTCACGGAATACATAGCGTCAGGTGTCTTAGAGTCTTACGTCATGGGCGCGGTGAGCGACCAGGAACGACGCGAGGTCGAGTGCCTTTCTTCTATCTATCCTGATATACGGCACGAACTTGACCAACTATCAGAAGCGCTTGAAAACTATGCTCTTTTGCATAGCGTAGAGCCCCCCGTTTCCGTAAAAGACAAGTTGCTTCAACAACTTAATTTCGAGAAACCTGTAGTAGAAGCTGAAAAAGAAACGATTATTCGCCCTATGCCAGTCAATTTGGCGGCAGAAGGCCCTATTACAACCGGACTCGCCTTCCGGACTACCTGGGTCGTAGCGGCATCGGTTGGGCTATTGGTACTACTATTTTCATTCTTCTTATTATCGCAGTTACGCACAAATCAGAAAACGCTTGCCGCTACTCGGGCCACAAACGAAACACTCCAATCGGAGATGCGCCAACTCCGCGAAAACCAAAACCAGAGTAATCAGGCGTTAGCCATGTTACGCCAACCTGGCTTGCGGACCATCGAGTTACAAGGGAATGAAAAGGCCCCGCAGGGCACTATGCTTGTTTTATGGAATAGCCGCACCCATCAGGTAGCGGTTGATGTTCGCTCACTCCCTGCCCTTCCTGCCGATAAGCAGTACCAGCTTTGGTGCATGGTAGATGGCAAGCCGGTTGATGCAGGTGTGTTTGAAGCAACCAACGGAAATGCGTTAATGCAACGCCTGAATCGCTCGGTCAATCGGGCTGATGCGTTTGCGGTGACGGTTGAAAATCGTGGAGGAAGTCCTACCCCTACCCTCTCCACATTGCTGGCTATAGCCACGGTAAATGCCTGA
- a CDS encoding RNA polymerase sigma factor, translating into MKRQSSLVSESVLIEKLIQRDQQAFQWLYDQYSPALYGVVLRIVRDDEQAADLLQDIFVKIWKNLDGYDSSKGRLFTWMLNVARNTAIDSLRARKTQPTNAIRTDEENVHIVDRQHNTEQPNPEHIGIKEVVDQLRPERKQLIDLVYFGGYTHEEAAEKLNLPLGTVKTRVRAALQELKQLFK; encoded by the coding sequence GTGAAACGCCAGTCCTCTTTAGTGTCAGAAAGTGTCTTGATCGAAAAGCTAATTCAGCGCGATCAACAGGCATTTCAATGGCTTTACGATCAGTACTCCCCAGCCCTATATGGGGTTGTGTTACGTATCGTGCGCGATGACGAACAAGCGGCTGATCTCCTGCAGGATATTTTCGTTAAAATCTGGAAAAACTTAGATGGATACGATTCCAGTAAGGGACGTTTGTTCACCTGGATGCTAAATGTTGCCCGCAATACAGCCATCGATTCGTTACGTGCCCGTAAAACTCAACCCACTAACGCAATCCGAACTGATGAGGAGAACGTACATATTGTTGATCGGCAGCATAATACAGAGCAACCGAATCCTGAGCACATCGGCATTAAGGAAGTAGTTGATCAGTTAAGACCTGAACGCAAACAACTTATTGACCTGGTTTACTTCGGAGGGTATACGCATGAAGAAGCCGCCGAAAAGCTAAACCTGCCACTGGGAACGGTAAAAACCCGAGTGCGGGCTGCCCTGCAGGAGCTGAAACAACTATTTAAGTAA
- a CDS encoding fasciclin domain-containing protein, with product MKIKQSFGLFALGIVLTITTGRAQTTPVGAATSTTYPQGAIAPDSISPKAAARNQKRAMRQSKKLMNQNAKAGNNGTTNTSVQDARYRESSASDGTTMNNSNLTNYNSNNATNPTSGVGSNPNTLKSKPNQYNEPQTTNAVNSDAGNVEAVKGAKMTETPAVKAGSTVRNTSIGDFMASSPNYTTLQNALQSSDLFDMLKGTGPYTLFAPTNNAFKKLPSAVQAGLLDGSNKTALKQLLSYHVLAGSLNKEELSKKINAANGKAQLKTVSGSMLTASLDADGRIALTDEQGNTAHLDNTDYRQANGIVYGVDSVLMPKAGGSAFR from the coding sequence ATGAAAATCAAGCAATCTTTTGGTCTCTTCGCGCTTGGAATCGTGCTGACCATCACTACTGGCAGAGCGCAGACAACTCCGGTTGGCGCAGCTACCTCAACAACTTATCCGCAAGGAGCTATCGCCCCTGATTCAATCTCGCCCAAAGCGGCAGCCCGTAACCAAAAACGAGCCATGAGGCAGTCGAAGAAACTGATGAATCAGAATGCCAAAGCGGGAAATAACGGTACCACCAATACGTCGGTACAAGATGCCCGCTACCGGGAAAGTTCAGCCAGTGATGGCACAACAATGAACAACAGTAATTTAACCAATTACAACTCCAACAATGCCACCAACCCAACCAGTGGTGTGGGCAGCAATCCTAATACCCTGAAAAGTAAACCGAATCAGTACAATGAGCCCCAAACAACGAATGCGGTCAATTCAGATGCAGGGAATGTTGAAGCGGTGAAAGGGGCCAAAATGACCGAAACGCCAGCTGTAAAAGCAGGAAGCACTGTTCGGAATACCAGTATTGGCGACTTTATGGCCTCATCGCCTAATTACACAACGCTACAGAACGCCCTTCAATCCTCCGATTTATTCGACATGCTTAAAGGAACGGGGCCTTATACCCTTTTCGCGCCTACCAATAATGCCTTTAAAAAACTCCCTTCCGCTGTACAGGCAGGTTTACTGGACGGCAGCAACAAAACAGCCCTGAAGCAGTTGTTATCTTACCATGTTTTAGCGGGCTCGCTCAATAAAGAAGAGCTAAGCAAAAAGATCAATGCTGCAAACGGAAAAGCGCAGCTCAAAACGGTATCGGGTAGTATGCTTACTGCTTCGCTTGATGCCGATGGGCGTATCGCCTTAACGGATGAGCAGGGAAATACAGCCCACCTCGACAATACCGATTATCGCCAGGCGAATGGAATTGTTTATGGCGTTGATAGCGTCCTCATGCCCAAAGCAGGAGGATCAGCCTTTAGATAA
- the amaB gene encoding L-piperidine-6-carboxylate dehydrogenase — MQSILPLPTQPIKPGTSTGQNFWPTDTVGSHKPLDSYSPADGQLIARVHLSTRADYDRVVETAQAAFAEWRLVPAPRRGEIVRQMGDQFRRYKRELGTLVSYEMGKSLQEGLGEVQEIIDICDFAVGQSRQLYGLSMHSERPAHRMLEQWHPLGIVGIISAFNFPVAVWSWNAMLAWVCGDVCIWKPSEKTPLTALACQQIIGDVLRNNDVPEGVSCLVTGGHEAGEWLARDPRVALVSATGSTRMGKAVAEAVAGRLGKSLLELGGNNAIIVSEHADLDMAIPAIVFGAVGTAGQRCTTTRRIIVQESIYDDVKVRLKKAYAQLRIGNPLDESFHVGPVIDQSAVQGYLTTVNEIGELGGRFLVEPGVIDGLGFESGCYVRPCIAEAKNSWPVVQRETFAPILYLLKYSTLEDAISQQNGVPQGLSSAIFTLNLREAERFLSMVGSDCGIANVNIGTSGAEIGGAFGGEKETGGGRESGSDAWKAYMRRQTNTINYGTTMPLAQGITFEL, encoded by the coding sequence ATGCAGTCTATTCTTCCCCTGCCTACTCAGCCAATTAAGCCTGGCACCAGCACCGGGCAGAACTTCTGGCCTACCGACACCGTCGGCAGTCATAAGCCCCTTGATTCCTATTCGCCCGCCGATGGCCAATTGATTGCGCGCGTTCATCTATCGACGCGTGCTGATTACGACCGTGTTGTCGAGACGGCACAAGCGGCTTTTGCCGAATGGCGACTGGTTCCGGCACCGCGCCGGGGCGAGATTGTTCGGCAGATGGGCGACCAGTTTCGGCGTTACAAACGAGAATTGGGCACCCTGGTTAGTTATGAGATGGGTAAATCATTGCAAGAAGGGCTGGGGGAGGTTCAAGAAATTATCGACATCTGCGATTTTGCGGTAGGTCAGTCGCGGCAGCTCTATGGCTTGTCGATGCATTCCGAACGACCTGCCCACCGAATGCTGGAGCAATGGCATCCGCTGGGGATTGTTGGGATTATTTCGGCCTTCAATTTCCCGGTAGCGGTTTGGTCGTGGAATGCTATGCTTGCCTGGGTATGCGGAGATGTGTGTATCTGGAAACCGTCGGAAAAAACGCCCTTAACGGCTTTAGCCTGCCAGCAGATTATTGGCGATGTATTGCGGAATAATGACGTTCCCGAAGGCGTGTCCTGTCTGGTCACAGGTGGTCATGAAGCGGGCGAGTGGTTGGCGCGCGATCCACGGGTAGCGCTTGTGTCGGCAACGGGCAGTACCCGCATGGGAAAAGCGGTAGCCGAGGCTGTGGCCGGGCGATTGGGAAAAAGCCTGCTCGAACTGGGCGGTAACAACGCGATTATCGTATCGGAACATGCCGATCTGGATATGGCCATTCCAGCTATTGTGTTTGGCGCGGTAGGGACAGCCGGTCAGCGGTGCACCACTACGCGCCGAATTATTGTTCAGGAAAGTATTTACGACGATGTGAAAGTCCGACTCAAAAAAGCCTATGCGCAACTGCGTATTGGCAACCCATTAGATGAGTCGTTTCATGTTGGGCCTGTTATTGATCAGTCGGCTGTACAAGGCTATCTGACCACTGTAAATGAGATAGGAGAATTAGGGGGGCGTTTTCTGGTTGAGCCCGGTGTGATTGATGGATTAGGTTTTGAGTCAGGCTGTTACGTGCGCCCCTGTATTGCTGAAGCCAAAAATAGTTGGCCGGTTGTTCAGCGCGAAACATTTGCTCCTATTCTTTATTTGCTCAAATACAGCACGTTAGAGGATGCTATTTCGCAGCAGAATGGCGTGCCTCAAGGATTGTCGTCGGCAATTTTTACCCTGAACCTCCGCGAAGCCGAACGATTCCTGTCGATGGTCGGGTCTGATTGTGGAATTGCCAACGTGAACATTGGCACGTCGGGTGCTGAAATTGGCGGGGCTTTTGGAGGTGAAAAAGAAACGGGTGGTGGACGTGAGTCGGGCTCTGATGCCTGGAAAGCGTACATGCGTCGACAAACCAACACGATCAATTATGGCACCACCATGCCTTTGGCGCAGGGTATCACATTTGAGTTATAA
- a CDS encoding helix-turn-helix domain-containing protein, translated as MAGRREKKSSIQGKWLKEALAAQDMTVYRLAKELGYSREKFYRHIGNKTYLSSESLAEIAGKFPTMNMRYVLTGEGAPTMGK; from the coding sequence ATGGCAGGAAGACGAGAAAAGAAGAGCAGTATTCAGGGTAAATGGCTCAAAGAAGCCCTGGCCGCGCAAGACATGACGGTCTACCGGTTAGCGAAAGAATTGGGGTACAGCCGGGAAAAATTCTACCGGCATATCGGCAACAAAACGTACCTCAGCAGCGAGTCGCTTGCCGAAATAGCGGGCAAATTCCCGACCATGAACATGCGCTATGTGCTCACGGGAGAAGGAGCGCCAACGATGGGAAAGTAA
- a CDS encoding GIY-YIG nuclease family protein, giving the protein MKITEKTPQTCLDLGQILDSVALLTPHPCIYYLLDADNEIMYVGQTVNLQSRLLEHRVSGLNFVRVRFHTCEASDLDRLEQEALSRFKPRLTQPPKATSTSGCLSKQLICLKYNITPIAFERLREAFRLYPISVFGNTKYYKPEDVEAWVKRFKGLIVSGRYVLQAGPTYVAVGISSRTKLIQVYTTKP; this is encoded by the coding sequence ATGAAAATCACCGAAAAAACACCCCAAACGTGCCTTGACCTGGGCCAAATTCTGGATAGCGTTGCGCTGCTGACGCCCCATCCCTGCATCTATTATTTGCTGGATGCCGACAACGAAATCATGTATGTAGGGCAGACCGTAAATCTTCAGTCGCGGCTGCTGGAGCATCGGGTTTCGGGCCTGAATTTCGTTCGGGTTCGCTTCCATACCTGCGAAGCCAGCGATCTGGATCGGCTGGAACAGGAAGCGCTTTCCCGATTCAAGCCCAGATTGACTCAGCCACCTAAAGCAACATCAACGTCGGGCTGTTTAAGTAAGCAACTGATCTGCTTAAAGTACAATATCACACCTATTGCCTTTGAGCGGCTTCGGGAAGCATTTCGACTCTATCCGATTAGTGTATTCGGGAACACAAAATACTATAAGCCTGAAGACGTGGAGGCCTGGGTGAAGCGCTTCAAAGGACTGATTGTATCCGGGCGATATGTCTTACAGGCTGGGCCTACTTATGTAGCCGTAGGAATCAGCAGTCGAACAAAACTGATTCAAGTCTATACAACTAAACCGTGA
- a CDS encoding tyrosine-type recombinase/integrase, with the protein MFGKDYCRFDEAIVRRYKPGATNAEIEQAANPSWPPINKRIAGAHRLLFRFSPRLGEFDKHPVIISLCNTLSIQNYSYKTLRNYKQAIIALIRYSDPKSIDELTKPQYQAYLLFLVEKKRLSSSTLNIHINAWKFYQEKVLLRDKEFYEIDYPRQATKLPTVYSVAEVKAIFSATTSQKYRTLFMLVYATGIRLSEVAQLRLTDIDWMRRLISIRGGKGKKDRVVMLTAKLEKTLREYLNHHTAIIGSHQTFLFEDLETGEPLANRTIQQVYSDTIYAAGIQKKGGIHTLRHSFATHLLESGTDIRYIQQLLGHESILTTMRYTHVTADKISTLRSPLDDL; encoded by the coding sequence TTGTTTGGGAAGGATTATTGTCGGTTCGATGAAGCCATTGTACGACGCTATAAACCTGGTGCTACCAATGCCGAAATAGAACAGGCTGCTAACCCGTCCTGGCCACCGATTAACAAACGTATTGCAGGTGCGCACCGACTGTTGTTCCGCTTTTCTCCACGTCTGGGAGAGTTTGATAAACACCCAGTTATAATTTCACTGTGTAACACCCTGAGTATCCAGAATTATAGCTATAAAACGCTCAGGAATTATAAGCAGGCTATTATCGCACTCATTCGTTATAGCGATCCTAAGTCGATTGATGAACTTACTAAACCTCAGTATCAGGCGTATTTACTATTTCTGGTAGAGAAGAAACGACTGAGTTCGTCTACGCTCAATATCCATATAAATGCGTGGAAGTTTTATCAGGAGAAAGTACTGCTTCGAGACAAAGAGTTCTACGAGATCGACTACCCCCGACAGGCCACTAAGCTCCCAACTGTGTATAGTGTGGCTGAGGTGAAGGCAATATTCAGCGCTACAACAAGCCAAAAATACCGTACACTTTTTATGTTAGTCTATGCTACTGGTATACGCCTTAGCGAAGTTGCTCAATTACGTTTGACCGACATTGATTGGATGCGCCGGCTCATTAGTATTCGGGGAGGTAAGGGGAAGAAAGACCGCGTTGTGATGCTGACGGCAAAACTGGAGAAAACACTTCGAGAGTATCTTAATCACCATACAGCCATCATTGGATCACATCAAACATTTTTGTTCGAAGATCTGGAAACAGGTGAGCCACTTGCTAATCGTACTATTCAGCAAGTGTATAGTGATACCATTTATGCTGCGGGCATTCAAAAAAAAGGCGGTATCCATACATTACGCCATAGCTTTGCTACCCATTTACTGGAGTCTGGTACCGATATTCGATATATCCAGCAACTACTCGGGCATGAAAGCATCTTGACAACTATGCGTTATACTCATGTGACAGCCGATAAAATAAGCACGCTTAGAAGTCCGCTTGATGATTTATAG
- a CDS encoding DUF6882 domain-containing protein, whose translation MSFFKNLFGKSESAKPQSEPTTKPISVTFPPAQTEDELFAQYGALGFEKQADVPTVVGNNSWGVDMNSGTITFGSSLRFPIQVLGTISHSSNTWLWAWANEKSGIPANLLEQANQLKKYGETNGIDLLQVSQFDADINDLHKIGCIASGMLDSSCYYIADYGKGAMLVTIKAKEFEAVQKNTHFLMITTFPQLISNFNVDHRAAFTNYLQAKGYTVSETVNQVRGQNGSDSLVGEFDEQSRLTNITS comes from the coding sequence ATGAGTTTTTTCAAAAACCTTTTTGGAAAGTCTGAATCAGCTAAACCCCAATCTGAACCTACTACAAAACCAATTTCTGTAACATTTCCACCAGCGCAAACAGAAGATGAACTGTTTGCCCAATATGGTGCACTTGGCTTTGAAAAACAGGCTGATGTTCCTACTGTTGTAGGTAACAACTCGTGGGGTGTTGACATGAACAGTGGTACAATCACATTTGGGTCAAGTCTACGGTTTCCAATTCAGGTGCTGGGTACGATCTCTCATTCCTCAAATACGTGGTTGTGGGCGTGGGCCAACGAGAAATCTGGCATTCCTGCTAACCTGCTTGAACAGGCTAACCAGCTAAAAAAATACGGTGAAACAAATGGCATTGATTTATTGCAGGTGAGTCAGTTTGACGCAGACATCAATGACCTGCATAAAATTGGTTGCATTGCTAGTGGGATGCTTGACTCAAGTTGTTATTACATCGCCGATTATGGCAAAGGGGCAATGTTAGTGACCATCAAGGCGAAAGAGTTTGAGGCAGTTCAAAAAAATACTCATTTTCTTATGATAACTACCTTCCCACAGCTTATTTCAAATTTTAATGTGGATCATCGAGCGGCTTTTACAAATTATTTGCAAGCAAAAGGCTACACAGTTAGTGAAACGGTTAATCAGGTACGTGGACAAAATGGTTCTGACTCTCTTGTAGGCGAGTTCGATGAGCAAAGTCGGCTAACTAATATAACAAGCTAA